From one Formosa sediminum genomic stretch:
- a CDS encoding thymidine kinase, producing the protein MFLENTVNHKEQFGWIEVICGSMFSGKTEELIRRLKRAQFAKQKVEIFKPSVDIRYNEEMVVSHDANEIRSTPVPAAANIPILADGCEVVGIDEAQFFDDEIVRVCNDLANKGIRVIVAGLDMDFKGNPFGPMPNLMATAEYVTKVHAICTRTGNLAQFSYRKSQSDALVLLGETEEYEPLSRAAYYKAMRKEKTKNTNFLNTEDSDLNPENTDA; encoded by the coding sequence ATGTTTCTCGAAAATACAGTAAATCATAAAGAACAATTTGGTTGGATTGAAGTTATCTGCGGATCGATGTTCTCTGGTAAGACAGAAGAATTGATTCGAAGACTTAAACGTGCACAGTTCGCTAAACAAAAAGTTGAAATTTTTAAACCCTCGGTAGATATTCGCTACAATGAAGAAATGGTAGTGTCTCACGATGCTAATGAAATACGTTCTACTCCTGTGCCTGCAGCTGCTAACATCCCTATTTTAGCAGACGGTTGTGAAGTTGTGGGTATTGATGAAGCTCAGTTTTTCGATGATGAAATTGTTCGTGTTTGTAATGATTTAGCTAACAAAGGCATTCGCGTTATTGTAGCCGGATTAGATATGGATTTTAAAGGAAACCCATTTGGTCCAATGCCAAATTTAATGGCCACTGCAGAATACGTAACTAAAGTACATGCTATTTGTACAAGAACAGGAAATTTAGCACAATTTAGTTACAGAAAATCGCAAAGTGATGCACTTGTGTTACTTGGAGAAACGGAAGAATACGAACCTCTTAGTCGTGCAGCTTATTACAAAGCCATGCGTAAAGAAAAAACTAAAAACACTAATTTTTTAAACACTGAAGATTCTGATTTAAATCCAGAAAACACCGATGCCTAA
- the mscL gene encoding large-conductance mechanosensitive channel protein MscL, whose protein sequence is MAFFKDFKSFLLKGDIINLATAVIVGGAFGKIVTSFTKDILMPPIGLLLGDVNFTDLKYVLKEATTNATGTEVPAVTINYGNFLQMVIDFIIIGFCIFMVLKAYEKSKKKEEPAPAAPAGPTQEELLAEIRDLLKK, encoded by the coding sequence ATGGCATTTTTTAAAGATTTCAAGTCCTTTCTCCTTAAAGGCGACATTATTAACCTTGCAACTGCGGTAATAGTTGGTGGTGCATTTGGTAAAATTGTAACTTCTTTTACCAAAGACATTTTAATGCCCCCTATCGGCTTATTACTAGGCGATGTAAACTTTACAGATTTAAAATATGTGCTTAAAGAAGCTACAACCAATGCTACTGGTACAGAAGTACCTGCTGTGACAATTAATTACGGAAACTTTTTACAAATGGTAATAGACTTTATTATTATAGGGTTCTGTATTTTCATGGTATTAAAAGCTTACGAAAAATCTAAAAAGAAAGAAGAACCAGCTCCAGCTGCACCTGCAGGACCTACTCAAGAAGAACTTTTAGCAGAAATAAGAGATTTACTTAAAAAATAA
- a CDS encoding OsmC family protein codes for MTHLVTTQWKNNVQFESDNPSGKTVLIDLGEDNGGKGDGLRPKALMLTALAGCSGVDITPMLEKMKVDIDDFKIVIEGHLTEEHPKYYHLVTVDYHFYGTDLNETKIKRAVDLSVDKYCGVMEMFRRFADVKVRSHYHKI; via the coding sequence ATGACGCATCTTGTAACAACACAGTGGAAGAACAATGTACAATTCGAATCCGATAATCCGAGCGGAAAAACCGTATTAATCGATTTAGGAGAAGATAACGGAGGTAAAGGAGACGGTTTGCGTCCTAAAGCATTAATGTTAACGGCTTTAGCAGGATGTTCGGGTGTAGATATTACACCAATGTTAGAAAAAATGAAGGTTGATATAGACGATTTTAAAATTGTTATTGAAGGACATTTAACCGAAGAACACCCAAAGTATTACCACCTTGTTACTGTAGATTATCATTTTTACGGCACAGATTTAAACGAAACTAAAATTAAAAGAGCTGTAGATTTATCGGTCGATAAATACTGTGGCGTTATGGAAATGTTTCGTCGTTTTGCCGATGTAAAAGTACGTTCTCATTATCATAAAATTTAA
- the rsmI gene encoding 16S rRNA (cytidine(1402)-2'-O)-methyltransferase: MSKLYIVPTPIGNLEDMTFRAVKVLKEADLILAEDTRTSGKLLKHFEIHTPSQSHHMHNEHKTVEGLINKLKSGTIIALISDAGTPAISDPGFLLTRACVEHGIEVDCLPGATAFVPALVNSGLPNDKFVFEGFLPVKKGRQTRFLHLAEETRTIIFYESPHKLIKTLIQFCEYFGEDRPVSVSRELTKLYEETIRGTAKSVLEHYTNKPPKGEIVIIVGGKPKE; the protein is encoded by the coding sequence ATGAGTAAATTATATATAGTGCCAACACCAATTGGTAATCTAGAAGACATGACGTTTAGAGCAGTAAAGGTTCTAAAAGAAGCAGATTTAATTCTAGCTGAAGACACCAGAACTTCAGGGAAATTACTTAAACATTTTGAAATCCATACACCCTCACAATCACATCATATGCATAATGAGCATAAAACAGTTGAGGGTTTAATTAATAAACTTAAAAGCGGAACAATTATCGCTTTAATTAGTGATGCCGGAACACCTGCGATTTCAGATCCTGGTTTTTTATTAACACGAGCTTGTGTAGAACATGGGATAGAAGTAGATTGTTTGCCTGGTGCAACAGCTTTTGTGCCGGCCTTAGTAAATTCTGGGTTGCCTAACGATAAGTTTGTGTTTGAAGGTTTTTTGCCTGTTAAGAAAGGTAGGCAAACACGGTTTTTACATTTGGCAGAAGAAACACGAACTATAATTTTTTACGAGTCACCACATAAACTTATAAAAACACTTATTCAATTTTGCGAATATTTTGGAGAAGATCGTCCTGTTTCTGTGTCTCGTGAATTAACAAAATTATACGAAGAAACTATTCGTGGTACTGCAAAATCTGTTTTAGAGCATTACACAAATAAACCACCTAAAGGAGAAATAGTAATTATAGTTGGTGGTAAACCTAAAGAATAA
- a CDS encoding dihydrolipoyl dehydrogenase family protein, producing MKEIKHYDVFVIGSGIAGQTAAKFCINKGKTVAIADNRAYGGTCALRGCDPKKILLQFSELLHTSQLLTKKGVSKMPKIKWKTVQKFKSSFTDSIPPNTEEDLVALGIDLYHQSPVFQNKNEILIEGKLISADKFVIATGMIPLDLKIKGQEYLKVSDDILNLKSIPKHATFIGSGYVGMEFASMLAILGCKVTIIEKGARSLTAFDPFLVETLVNYLKTIGVTFIYNAQVTSIEKLKKNFKVNYTLQGAQQSIKSRKVFNTAGRVPSINMLDLDKVNVKFDESGVVVNDYLQSVSNPNVFACGDVSSKALPLTPVSGLQGYVASHNIIKDQSKVFTIPFMPSTVFTNPKLSSVGYSEEEALSRFKNVKIYKGDASSWYNARKENNPVYAYKILVNERTNEIVGAHLLSTEAHETINIFSMAISQKMTVSEFKKQMFTYPTYTNDLKSMLQDED from the coding sequence ATGAAAGAAATTAAACATTACGATGTATTTGTAATCGGTTCAGGAATAGCAGGACAAACTGCAGCCAAATTTTGTATTAACAAAGGTAAAACTGTAGCTATAGCCGATAATAGAGCTTATGGAGGCACATGTGCCCTTAGAGGTTGCGATCCTAAAAAAATCTTATTACAGTTTTCAGAATTATTACACACTAGTCAGTTATTAACTAAAAAGGGTGTTTCAAAAATGCCCAAAATAAAATGGAAAACGGTTCAGAAATTTAAATCCTCCTTTACAGATAGTATTCCTCCAAATACAGAAGAGGATTTGGTAGCTTTAGGAATAGATTTATATCATCAATCACCTGTGTTTCAAAATAAAAATGAAATACTAATTGAAGGCAAACTTATATCTGCAGATAAATTTGTAATTGCTACAGGTATGATTCCGCTAGATTTAAAAATAAAAGGGCAAGAATATTTAAAAGTTAGCGACGATATTTTAAATTTAAAAAGTATACCAAAACATGCAACTTTTATTGGGTCTGGCTATGTGGGTATGGAGTTTGCAAGTATGCTGGCTATTTTAGGTTGTAAAGTTACAATTATAGAAAAAGGGGCAAGGTCTTTAACTGCTTTCGATCCGTTTTTAGTAGAGACTTTAGTTAATTACCTTAAAACAATTGGAGTAACTTTTATTTACAATGCCCAAGTGACTTCTATTGAAAAATTAAAAAAGAATTTTAAAGTTAATTATACATTACAAGGGGCACAACAATCTATTAAATCAAGAAAAGTGTTTAATACGGCTGGTCGTGTACCTTCTATTAATATGCTAGATTTAGATAAAGTTAATGTGAAGTTTGATGAAAGTGGTGTTGTAGTAAACGATTATTTGCAAAGTGTTTCTAACCCTAATGTATTTGCTTGTGGCGATGTAAGTAGTAAAGCGCTACCGTTAACTCCAGTGTCTGGTTTACAAGGTTATGTCGCTAGTCATAATATTATAAAAGACCAGTCTAAAGTTTTTACAATTCCTTTTATGCCTTCTACGGTATTTACAAACCCAAAATTATCTAGTGTAGGATATTCTGAAGAAGAAGCGCTTAGTCGTTTTAAAAATGTGAAAATTTACAAAGGAGATGCCAGTTCTTGGTATAATGCTAGGAAAGAAAATAATCCAGTGTATGCTTATAAAATTTTAGTAAACGAAAGAACTAACGAAATTGTTGGAGCACATCTTTTAAGTACAGAAGCTCATGAAACAATTAACATCTTTTCAATGGCTATTAGTCAAAAAATGACAGTGTCTGAGTTTAAAAAACAAATGTTTACATATCCAACATATACAAACGATCTAAAATCTATGTTACAAGATGAAGATTAA
- a CDS encoding uracil-DNA glycosylase family protein translates to MDALLHEVKQCTICVDHLPLGPHPIATAHPDSKIVIVGQAPGLKVHNSGIPWNDASGKRLRAWLDVSEDQFYNTKNFAIIPMGFCYPGKGKSGDLPPRPECAPQWHAALFSKIPHVKLVILIGNYPQKYYLKTDVGTNLTETVSNFKSYLPTYFPIPHPSPRNRFWMSKNSWFEASVVPDLQKRVHEII, encoded by the coding sequence ATGGATGCGCTTTTACATGAAGTTAAGCAATGTACTATTTGTGTAGATCATTTGCCTTTAGGTCCGCATCCTATTGCTACAGCGCATCCAGATTCTAAAATTGTAATTGTTGGTCAGGCACCAGGATTAAAAGTGCATAATTCCGGAATTCCTTGGAACGATGCAAGTGGCAAGCGATTAAGGGCCTGGCTAGATGTCTCTGAAGACCAATTTTACAATACTAAAAATTTTGCCATTATACCTATGGGATTTTGTTATCCTGGTAAAGGTAAAAGTGGCGATTTACCTCCAAGACCCGAATGTGCACCTCAATGGCATGCCGCGTTATTTAGTAAAATACCACATGTAAAATTGGTGATTTTAATTGGGAATTATCCTCAGAAATATTATCTCAAAACAGACGTTGGAACGAACTTGACAGAAACCGTTTCCAACTTCAAATCGTATTTGCCCACTTATTTTCCAATTCCGCACCCATCACCACGAAACCGGTTTTGGATGTCTAAAAATTCCTGGTTTGAAGCTTCAGTTGTGCCTGATTTACAAAAAAGAGTACATGAAATTATATAA
- the recJ gene encoding single-stranded-DNA-specific exonuclease RecJ: MRWTIKPKPESHKVKALQDALQIDELTAFLLLQRGIETFEDAKSFFRPNLNELHDPFLMKDMDKAVARIEQALETGENIMVYGDYDVDGTTSVALMSSYLRTRQENVVTYIPDRYDEGYGVSYKGIDFAHDNEFTLIVALDCGIKAIDKVAYAKEKGIDFIICDHHRPGAEIPDAAAVLDPKRDDCEYPYKELCGCGVGFKLIQALSSKQGFTIEDLGEYLDLVATAIGADIVPITGENRILAYYGLQIINENPRPGIKAILNQVDKTEFTITDVVFIVAPRINAAGRMKHGTYAVQLLTEMDEKQAETYAAEIESFNLDRREADREITIQALNQIEELKEQDRYTSVVYQDDWHKGVIGIVASRLTETYYRPTLVFTKSGDKLAASARSVSGFDVYNALEACSEHIEQFGGHKYAAGLTLLPEHYDAFKQAFEDVVSQTIDPKLLSPEIKIDAKINLEDITPKFYRILKQFAPFGPGNMTPVFMTEAVVDTGYGKCVGKDEDHLRITVKQGQVQPIVCIGFGLGAKIDAVSTTKPFDVVYTIDENHWNGITSLQLKLRDLK; this comes from the coding sequence ATGCGTTGGACCATAAAACCCAAACCAGAATCTCATAAAGTAAAAGCATTACAAGACGCGCTTCAAATAGATGAATTAACAGCATTTTTATTATTGCAACGTGGTATTGAGACCTTCGAAGATGCTAAATCTTTTTTTAGGCCTAATCTTAACGAATTGCACGATCCGTTTTTAATGAAAGATATGGACAAAGCTGTGGCGCGTATCGAGCAAGCTTTGGAAACTGGTGAGAATATTATGGTGTATGGCGATTACGATGTAGATGGTACCACCTCTGTAGCGTTAATGAGTTCGTATTTGCGTACCCGTCAGGAGAATGTGGTAACCTATATTCCAGATCGCTACGACGAAGGTTACGGTGTATCTTATAAAGGTATCGATTTTGCTCACGATAACGAGTTCACCCTTATAGTTGCGTTAGACTGTGGTATAAAAGCGATTGATAAAGTCGCTTATGCTAAAGAGAAGGGCATTGATTTTATTATTTGCGATCACCACCGTCCAGGCGCTGAAATTCCAGATGCAGCAGCAGTTCTGGATCCTAAACGGGACGATTGTGAGTATCCGTATAAAGAATTATGCGGTTGCGGGGTTGGCTTTAAACTCATTCAAGCCTTATCGTCTAAACAAGGGTTTACCATTGAAGATTTAGGTGAATATTTAGATTTAGTGGCTACAGCCATAGGTGCCGATATTGTGCCTATTACTGGCGAAAATAGAATTTTAGCATACTACGGACTTCAAATTATTAACGAGAATCCGAGACCAGGCATTAAGGCCATTTTAAATCAGGTTGATAAAACCGAATTTACCATTACAGATGTTGTTTTTATTGTAGCGCCTAGAATTAATGCTGCCGGACGAATGAAACACGGAACTTATGCCGTGCAGTTGCTTACCGAAATGGATGAAAAGCAAGCTGAAACCTATGCGGCAGAAATTGAAAGTTTTAATTTAGACCGTAGAGAAGCCGATAGAGAGATTACTATACAAGCTTTAAATCAGATTGAAGAATTAAAAGAGCAAGACCGGTATACTTCTGTAGTGTATCAAGACGATTGGCATAAAGGTGTAATAGGAATTGTTGCCTCTAGATTAACCGAAACCTATTACAGACCAACTTTAGTGTTTACTAAAAGTGGCGATAAATTGGCGGCTTCGGCACGCTCCGTCAGTGGGTTTGATGTGTATAATGCTTTAGAAGCTTGTAGCGAACATATTGAACAGTTTGGCGGACATAAATACGCGGCCGGTTTAACCTTGCTTCCAGAACATTATGATGCTTTTAAACAAGCTTTTGAAGATGTGGTGTCCCAAACTATAGATCCTAAATTATTATCACCCGAAATTAAAATAGATGCCAAAATTAATTTAGAAGACATCACTCCTAAGTTTTATCGTATTTTAAAACAATTTGCGCCGTTTGGTCCCGGAAATATGACTCCGGTTTTTATGACGGAAGCTGTTGTAGATACAGGTTACGGCAAATGTGTTGGTAAAGATGAAGATCATTTGCGTATTACAGTAAAACAAGGACAAGTGCAACCTATTGTATGCATCGGGTTTGGTTTAGGAGCTAAAATTGATGCGGTTTCTACAACAAAACCTTTTGATGTGGTGTATACTATTGATGAAAATCATTGGAATGGAATAACGAGCTTACAGCTAAAACTTAGAGATTTAAAATAA
- a CDS encoding prolyl oligopeptidase family serine peptidase, translating to MKKLLVLLTILTLLNACKNEQELKKNKNQIVNYPITKIIDTVNTYFGVEVKDPYRWLEDDRSPETEAWVREENKITYAYLDKIPFREAIKNRLTTLWNYEKIGSPFKEGDYNYFYKNNGLQDQYVIYRTKGDNQTEEVFLDPNTFSDNGTTSLGGLSFSKDGSMAAYSISEGGSDWRKIIIIDTETKAVIEDTLVDVKFSNMSWKGNDGFYYSSYDKPKGSELSAKTDQHKVYYHKLGTNQDQDRLIYGGTLDQKHRYINANVTEDDKYLIISPRTSTSGNKLYIKDLTKTNSPFIPILDHANSDTYLLDNIGSKLFLVTNLNAPNMKIVTVDASNPTPEHWVDFIPETEHVLTPSTGSNFIFANYMADAVSQIKQYDYNGKLIREVELPGIGTVNGFSGKKENETLYYSFSNYITPATSYAYNPKTGVSEVYVKPKVEFNPEQYESKQVFYKSKDGTKVPMIISYKKGTELNGTNPTILYGYGGFDISLTPAFSITNALWMEQGGIYAVPNLRGGGEYGKAWHDAGTKMQKQNVFDDFIAAAEYLIENNYTSSKYLAIKGGSNGGLLVGATMTQRPDLMKVALPAVGVLDMLRYHTFTAGAGWAYDYGTAEDSKEMFEYLKGYSPVHNVKAGVKYPATLITTGDHDDRVVPAHSFKFAAQLQNKQKVGNPVLIRVETDAGHGAGTPVSKTIEQYADIFAFTLYNMGFNALPDTEN from the coding sequence ATGAAAAAACTACTAGTCCTTTTAACTATTTTAACACTCTTAAACGCTTGCAAAAACGAGCAAGAATTAAAAAAAAATAAAAATCAAATAGTGAATTATCCCATTACAAAAATAATAGATACCGTAAACACTTATTTTGGTGTTGAAGTTAAAGATCCGTACCGTTGGTTAGAAGATGACAGAAGTCCAGAAACAGAAGCTTGGGTAAGAGAAGAAAATAAAATAACCTATGCCTATTTAGATAAAATCCCTTTTAGAGAAGCCATTAAAAACCGATTAACTACGCTTTGGAATTACGAAAAAATAGGATCTCCATTTAAAGAAGGTGACTACAATTATTTCTATAAAAATAACGGATTACAAGATCAATATGTTATATACAGAACAAAAGGTGACAACCAAACAGAAGAAGTTTTTTTAGACCCCAATACATTTAGTGACAATGGCACAACATCTTTAGGCGGATTATCATTTTCTAAAGACGGTAGCATGGCTGCCTATTCAATTTCTGAAGGTGGAAGCGACTGGAGAAAAATTATAATCATAGATACAGAAACTAAAGCTGTTATAGAAGATACACTAGTAGATGTAAAATTTAGTAACATGTCTTGGAAAGGAAACGACGGATTTTATTATTCTAGTTACGATAAACCAAAGGGTAGTGAACTCTCAGCAAAGACCGATCAGCATAAAGTATATTATCACAAATTGGGTACAAACCAAGATCAAGACAGACTTATTTATGGCGGTACACTAGACCAAAAACACCGCTACATTAACGCAAATGTAACAGAAGACGATAAATATTTAATAATTTCACCGCGAACATCAACTTCAGGCAACAAGTTATATATAAAAGACTTAACTAAAACCAATAGTCCTTTTATACCTATTTTAGACCATGCAAATAGTGATACTTACCTATTAGATAACATAGGCAGTAAATTGTTTCTTGTTACAAATCTAAATGCGCCTAACATGAAAATTGTTACTGTAGACGCCTCAAATCCAACGCCAGAACATTGGGTAGATTTTATTCCTGAAACCGAACACGTATTAACCCCTAGTACAGGCAGCAATTTTATATTTGCTAATTATATGGCAGATGCTGTTTCTCAAATAAAACAATACGATTATAACGGAAAATTAATTAGAGAAGTTGAGCTTCCTGGTATTGGAACTGTAAATGGATTCTCTGGTAAAAAAGAAAACGAAACGCTATATTATTCATTCTCAAACTACATTACACCTGCCACAAGCTATGCATATAATCCAAAAACTGGTGTTTCAGAAGTATATGTAAAACCTAAAGTAGAATTTAATCCAGAGCAATACGAGAGTAAACAAGTATTTTACAAATCTAAAGACGGCACTAAAGTCCCTATGATTATTTCGTATAAAAAGGGAACTGAACTTAACGGAACAAACCCAACAATTTTATACGGTTATGGCGGATTTGATATTAGCTTAACTCCTGCATTTAGCATTACTAATGCATTATGGATGGAACAAGGCGGAATTTACGCTGTACCAAACTTACGAGGTGGTGGCGAATATGGCAAAGCATGGCATGATGCTGGTACTAAAATGCAAAAACAAAATGTATTTGATGATTTTATAGCTGCTGCAGAATATTTAATTGAAAACAACTATACTTCGTCTAAATACCTAGCTATCAAAGGAGGCTCTAATGGCGGATTATTAGTAGGAGCAACTATGACACAGCGACCAGATTTAATGAAAGTTGCACTTCCTGCCGTAGGCGTTTTAGACATGTTACGTTACCATACATTTACAGCTGGTGCAGGATGGGCATACGATTACGGAACAGCAGAAGACAGTAAAGAAATGTTTGAATATTTAAAAGGCTATTCTCCTGTACACAATGTAAAAGCAGGTGTAAAATATCCTGCCACGTTAATTACAACAGGAGATCATGACGACCGCGTTGTACCCGCGCATAGCTTTAAATTTGCAGCACAATTACAAAACAAACAAAAAGTTGGAAACCCAGTATTAATTAGAGTTGAAACTGATGCAGGACATGGCGCAGGTACACCAGTTAGTAAAACTATTGAACAATATGCAGATATCTTTGCATTTACACTATATAACATGGGATTTAATGCTTTACCCGATACAGAAAACTAA
- the alr gene encoding alanine racemase, which produces MPKAQETLLEIDLKALEHNVTYLKSIINPATKFMAVVKSYAYGNDAAEIAKFLENLHVDYFAIAYTYEGEQLRTAGVTTPILVLHPQSVSFNSLITKHLEPNLYSLKILKEFIETAKQLKLKHYPVHLKFNTGLNRLGFSENDIPEILSVLKATDTVKVASVFSHLGASEDLNEKTFTLNQIKAFKNYSEKLLAGLLYKPLLHMCNTSGIINYPEAHFDMVRSGIGMYGFGNSDLENTHFKPITTLKTVISQIHKIKKGDSVGYNRGYICNTPLTTATLPLGHADGIGREYGNGKGFVAINGQKAPIVGNTCMDMIMVDITNIDCQEGDEVIVFGDYPTAEMFAATANTISYELLTGLSQRIKRVILR; this is translated from the coding sequence ATGCCTAAAGCACAGGAAACCCTCTTAGAAATAGATTTAAAAGCGCTAGAACATAACGTTACTTATTTAAAATCTATTATAAATCCGGCTACAAAATTTATGGCCGTGGTAAAATCTTACGCCTACGGGAATGACGCTGCTGAAATTGCAAAATTCTTAGAAAATTTACATGTAGACTATTTTGCGATTGCCTACACCTATGAAGGCGAACAATTAAGAACAGCTGGCGTAACTACACCTATATTAGTATTGCATCCGCAAAGCGTAAGCTTTAATAGCTTAATAACAAAACATTTAGAACCTAACCTATATAGTTTAAAAATTTTAAAAGAATTTATTGAGACAGCTAAACAGTTAAAGCTAAAACATTATCCTGTGCACTTAAAATTTAACACAGGATTAAACAGACTTGGTTTTTCTGAAAATGATATCCCTGAAATTCTATCTGTATTGAAAGCTACAGATACAGTTAAAGTAGCCTCTGTATTCTCACATTTAGGTGCTAGTGAAGATTTAAATGAAAAAACATTTACTCTAAACCAAATAAAGGCCTTTAAAAACTACTCTGAAAAATTATTAGCAGGATTACTGTACAAACCTCTACTCCATATGTGTAATACCTCTGGTATTATAAACTATCCAGAGGCTCATTTTGATATGGTTAGAAGTGGTATTGGCATGTATGGCTTTGGAAATTCTGATTTAGAAAACACCCATTTTAAACCCATTACAACTTTAAAAACAGTAATTTCTCAAATTCATAAAATAAAAAAAGGAGATAGCGTAGGTTACAATCGAGGATACATTTGTAACACTCCTTTAACAACTGCCACTTTACCTTTAGGTCATGCAGATGGTATTGGTAGAGAGTACGGAAATGGCAAAGGATTCGTTGCTATAAATGGTCAAAAAGCTCCTATTGTTGGCAATACATGTATGGATATGATTATGGTAGATATTACAAATATTGATTGCCAAGAAGGCGACGAAGTTATTGTTTTTGGAGATTATCCTACTGCCGAAATGTTTGCAGCAACTGCCAACACAATATCTTATGAGTTGCTTACAGGCCTATCTCAGCGCATAAAACGTGTTATTTTAAGATAA
- a CDS encoding HopJ type III effector protein produces the protein MTLNQFIETLKTKPKTIVFSDTMEVIDSLYDFTPTAFKNGEIYNKAGENSGSCKLFAFAKLQGFSKDETLSCFGQFYYIDVLGDPEGKGHQNIRNFINSGFDGLQFEGEALKLK, from the coding sequence ATGACTTTAAATCAGTTTATAGAAACTTTAAAAACCAAACCAAAAACTATAGTGTTTTCAGATACTATGGAGGTGATAGATTCGCTATATGATTTTACACCTACTGCCTTTAAAAATGGTGAAATTTATAACAAAGCAGGAGAAAATTCCGGATCCTGTAAACTATTTGCTTTTGCAAAACTTCAAGGGTTTTCAAAAGATGAAACTTTATCATGTTTTGGCCAGTTTTATTATATAGATGTTTTAGGAGATCCAGAAGGTAAAGGTCATCAAAACATTAGAAATTTTATCAATAGCGGATTTGATGGTTTACAGTTTGAAGGTGAGGCCTTAAAGTTGAAATAA
- a CDS encoding aspartate-semialdehyde dehydrogenase has translation MKVAVVGATGMVGEVMLKVLAERNFPLTELIPVASERSVGKTISYKDKDYKVVGLADAVAMKPDVALFSAGGDTSLEWAPKFAEAGTTVVDNSSAWRMDPTKKLIVPEINAGELTKDDKIIANPNCSTIQLVMALAPLHKKYKMKRVVVSTYQSVSGTGVKAVRQLENEIAGVDGEMAYPYPIGRNALPHCDVFLENGYTKEEMKLAKEPQKILSDSSFSVSATAVRIPTAGGHSESVNVEFENDFDLTDVRKLLSETPGVVVQDNTDTNTYPMPIYAHDKDEVFVGRIRRDETQKNTINMWIVADNLRKGAATNTIQIAEYLIENNLL, from the coding sequence ATGAAAGTAGCTGTAGTTGGTGCCACGGGTATGGTTGGCGAAGTAATGCTTAAAGTTCTTGCAGAACGTAATTTTCCATTAACAGAATTAATACCAGTTGCCTCAGAGCGCTCTGTAGGCAAAACAATTTCTTATAAAGATAAAGACTATAAAGTTGTAGGTTTAGCAGATGCGGTAGCCATGAAGCCAGATGTAGCTTTATTTTCTGCCGGAGGAGACACCTCTTTAGAATGGGCTCCTAAATTTGCAGAAGCAGGTACAACAGTTGTAGATAACTCTTCAGCTTGGAGAATGGATCCTACTAAAAAATTAATTGTTCCTGAAATTAATGCAGGAGAACTAACAAAAGACGATAAAATTATTGCTAATCCAAACTGTTCAACTATCCAGTTGGTTATGGCATTAGCACCTCTTCATAAAAAATACAAAATGAAACGTGTTGTGGTTTCTACTTACCAATCCGTTTCTGGGACTGGTGTAAAAGCTGTAAGACAACTAGAAAATGAAATTGCTGGTGTAGATGGAGAAATGGCATACCCTTACCCAATTGGTAGAAATGCTTTACCACATTGCGATGTGTTTTTAGAAAATGGATACACTAAAGAAGAAATGAAATTGGCTAAAGAACCTCAAAAAATCTTAAGCGACTCTTCATTCTCTGTTTCTGCGACTGCAGTTAGAATTCCAACCGCTGGTGGACATTCAGAATCTGTAAACGTAGAGTTTGAAAATGATTTTGATTTAACCGATGTTCGTAAATTATTAAGCGAAACACCAGGTGTTGTTGTACAAGATAATACAGATACAAATACCTATCCTATGCCAATTTATGCACACGATAAAGACGAGGTTTTTGTGGGACGTATTAGAAGAGATGAAACTCAGAAAAACACAATTAACATGTGGATTGTTGCTGACAATTTACGTAAAGGAGCAGCAACAAACACCATACAAATTGCAGAATACCTAATTGAAAACAACTTATTATAA